GTAGAAAAAATTGCGAGCAACTTTTGATcaaagtaggcgtggcggatcatcaCCAAAAGTTTGTACACTTACTTCGGGtgtgagaccattcagtgctttataggtcaaatgtagtattttataatcagttgCAAAATTTGATTGAGAGCCAATGCGGTGTAGATAAAtagtgatgtggtcatatcttctgattctagttaggactcttgcagctgcattcttgACTAACTGaagcttgtttatgcacctacagGAACAGCCGGCATTACAATAATTCGACCTAGAGGTGGCAAAAGCATGAAGTAGTTGTTCTGCATTgcgtagtgacattatatttcttatcttagcaatatttctgcaCCAGAGTTTCACAGTGAAGGGAAAATATGAAGATGAAACATACACATTACATTGAATATAAGAGtgcttttattataaaatgtagtcattactgaataaaaaatatatatctcaGGTGAAAGAAAATATGCATGTGATGTGGCATATAGAATTCATGCCAAATTAGTTCATTGAGTCACTAGTTACTGTTCAAGGGAACAAGCATGTTAGTCGTTTAGCCATATGAAATGTGATAGAATTAGATAATAAGTAATTGTCAGATTGTTTTTTGAAAATGATTTCCAATGACTTAGCTTTCATTTTTAACTACCCTCTTTTTAATACCTTTATTATACTGCATGCAAGTAGATAAATTCACATCTTATAATtccactgctttaaaaaaaaattcagccaaaattttatttgtcttttttcatCCACTAAAATATTGTTGTGTAATCTGTCCTGCTCAGAGTCCTTGATTTCCGGAGAGTTCCACCTGTCGTTGGGAGACTCATTAATGTCACAGGTGAGGTATTGTACACCACCTACAACGAGGAGCTCCGTAGTGTCTTCTTCACCTCGCCAGGCAAGTTCTTGCATTCGCACAGAAATGATAAATACGCATTTGCTATTTCTCTTATACTTTTAGCCAAAGATACCTAATCTGTGAAACAATATAGACAGCAACCCTGTTGTTGACAAGAATCTTGTATCttgtatataaaaatgtatattctattttagtttaatttagaatttacttctttctttcctcgTCAGCTAACAACACATGCTTCTTTGCCAAGTGTTTGTACGTGTGTAAGACTGAATATGCAGTGTGTGGGCATCCAGACCTTCTGGAAGGATCCATGTCAGCCTACCTACCTGGATTGAGTGTAGCACCCCGCATTTCCATCCCCAGCCCCTGGATCCGCTCTTATACCTTTACTGGAAAAGAGGAGTATGCTTAATTCTGAtgattaataaagaaataaatcaaggaCTGCTAATGTGGGATATAAAACGTGGAGTGACATATTTGGGAGTGATAGCTTACCTAATAGTTTATGGTTTTAATGGATTGAACCCTAAGTAATTAAGCTGAAGATGCAAGACTTTGGGAAAACCCGTCACTATGCTTAATCCTGACATTAATATAAAGAAATTATTCAAGGACTGCAAACATAGTAATCAGTGGATGAAAATAGTGAATTCACATATTTGAAAGTGAAAGCTGGGTTTGATGGGTTGacctatttatattatttattatacctATTTATTAATTCTAACTTGGCTCCCGAGTGATACAAAAGAAAAGATCTCAGATgaagcacatgttagccttcaccctacctgattggttggtgggtgggaattgacaAATGATCAAACTGGGTAGAGGGGGATTCTAAAtttgtttgtggacacctgaccatcacaatcATATGTatgccttccccaaactgttgccacaaatttgaCATCTGTCTTATTATTTTAGATGGGAAGTAAATCCATCATACTGTGACACCATCAAAAGACTATACCCCTACAGCTCTGGAAATAGACTACTGAATATCATTGACATGGCCATATTTGACTTCCTTACAGGTATGTAAACACAACTTGTTCAGTGCTACCCAAGATTTAGATGCATGACTAACTACAGCTAGTATTCGACTGCACTGTACCTAATGTCTTATCATtagctattactactacaagaCATTCataacaatatacagtatgttgggTTATCCAACTTTTTTCAAGACATAGTGTGCAAATAATAGTCTGTGAAGCATGTAAAGGACATAATGTTGTTTtctattttgcttttttattttaggaaaCATGGACCGGCACCACTATGAAATTTTTACCAAATTTGGTGATGAAGGTTTTCTGCTTCACCTTGACAATGCGAGAGGGTATGCTTTTATTCACAGTAAATTTATtggtgcgtttttttttttctttttctttcaatccAACCACTTATATTTGCTTGTGTCACAGGTTTGGAAGGCACTCCTACGATGAAATGTCAATTCTGGCACCACTGACCCAGTGCTGCATGTATGTATTTCCTGTACAGTTACAGCATATACACTTCATAAATAATTACTGAGAAAAGGGAGTGAAGGAAAACCCATTGGAGGGCTCTATGGCagaattctggcaaacagcaaaaaaataaaaaattttaaaaaataaacaattttttggTTTTggccaaaatattttttacaccTCAACTTCAAACCTCAACTTTTGACACCTTatctttaaaaacacaaatataaagtGTCTAATTGAATACAactattttcattacaaatataTTAACAACTTGAGAGAAAAGTAAAATCttgaaaatatttacatgaattgcAGAGAATTTTATTGGTCCCCCCACTTGAGCTAGCAtagactccacaagtttgtgcaatcCAAATAATAGTTATGTTAATGGTCACACAAGGATATTTGTGGAGCTTCTTTATGCCAGGTGCAGAGGTGTGAGTAACAAAATGACAGTGACTACAATCAcctttgtgttttatgtttgttttcaaatggtcttttttttttttatcactgatatcatatttatcatattttaccaaaaaattatttaaacaaatcatCAATAGCCAAACTtgcacaataaaacaaaaaataataattaaaaaaaagtgtacattttTTGTTTCGAAGGTTTTGACctgaacaaaaatattattcatccagaaagaaaataaatgaaggatAGCAACACTtgaaaacatttcagtgaaTGAACATAATATCTCTCATGTTATTAACTGCTTTAACCTTCCTTTGATTATTCTTGTGGTATCTATTCTCTTTCAGAATCAAGCGCTCAACGTTGCTGCGGCTGCAGCTGTTGATGCAACCAGAGTATCGTCTCAGTGATTTGATGAGAGAGTCTTTGGATCGAGATCCACTTAGACCCATTTTGACTGAGCACCATCTACAGGCTCTTGATCGGAGACTGGAACGTGTGGTCAAGTCTGTGAGTAGATGTGTGAAGAAGCTTGGGGAAGCCAAGGTGGTGGTCACAGACTTCATGGAGGCCTCCAGTGCAGCTACAGAGCGAAACCACAAAATAGCAGGTGATGGATGAtgacaagagaaaaaaaaggaaacatgtatatatatttaaaaaaaaaaaaaaaaaaaaaaggatcataGACTTTATGGAATAATCTGGTAGATGTAAACAGAGAGGCCAGGGCAAATACAGGAGATGGATTAAGACATGTGTGATAAAGAACAGAGGGATCAAGCCAAGGaattatggagaaaaaaaaaacactggatcACTGACTCATGGATGTTCCTCGTGATTCTGGTCTGTCTGAGCAAAaccttttatatttaatttcatcACAGTCACCTATGGTGGGGAAATGGGTAAGTGAACAAACACTATTTGTAGATGTGCACATATTGTACCAAATTGTTGCACAATGGACACTTTACTGTGGGGGAAGCTGTTTTCAGAATCGTAAAATTGACAGACGACATCATGTTCCTGAGAAACGGCTGTGGGATTTGTGATGTACTTTTCAGGGAAACACATGTTTGCATGGAACTTTCAAACATTCCCCTGATTATCTGCTTTTTTTCtgcaacattttaaacaaatactcattagggagagagaaagacaggacaGAGAGCAGTGAAGAGGTTGATTTCCCCAGAGAAAAATATATGCCATTAAAATGTCTAAAAGAGATTGGATTTGTGGCTTTCGGTCCAGACGGCAAGCAAGCATATAATCCTTGGCTGTCTCTTCGCTTCTTGTCGGCTTTCGAGTGAAATCTCAAACCTGCCAGAAAAAACTATTTACAGGCAACCCTTCCTTTGCCAAAACTTTGTTCCAACTTGTGGTATGCATTTTTATTGCAACATAAATGTCAAAGGTAGAAGGTAGAAAGCAGTTTTTGGAACAGGCAGCAGCATGTTCCTAGTGACAACAAAAAATGCCTCTTttttcaaatatgtaaaactaATTTATAAAAAGCTGTTCATAAATCTATTAGTGAAAAGTAAGTGAGTTGAATCAGTTCTTAAACCCTAGTTTTAATGAAGTCCCACATGAAGCATTTTACCCATTTGGACTGCAAAATTTCAAAACAATCAAAAAGATTGTGGTCTGTATTTCCTTGTTAAGAAATACTATACTGCTTCAATTCTTTCTTGTTAAGAAATACTATACTGCTTTATTACTTCCTTGTTAAGAAATAATATACTGCTTCATTGTAAGATACATAAAAATGTGTTCGTCAAGGTTTCCCTGTCCTTATGCGCTCTTGGAATGCTTACATGAGATTTCTACACATTAGCAAGCTTTCCTTTATTCCACACATTAATCAAAGCAGTTCAGTTCCAGTGGAGACCAGTTTTATCCATGTTTACTTTCCACTTCAAAACATACCCAGGTTCAGTACTCTAAACCAGTGTCAAAACCCGGATATGAAGCACTTCGTTGTTTTTCCTGATTTAACAGACAATAAGAAAGGCAAAAACCAAAGACTGCCCCCTTGTGGTTGGTATACATTATGACTCACTTTTAATGATGCATCCATTTGCCCTGCACAGGATTAAACACTGGATGATTAAGTATTTTTGATCTAAAGTTAGAATTGAGTATGTGCTGGCTATTAGGACAACAAAGAAAAGATTAATACAAACATGTCTCAGCAATGTTTTATTGCTTAAACTGCCATATTGACAAGcaataccaaaaaaaacaaaaaaaacaacaacaaaaaaaacaccatttcaTTGATGGTACACTGGAAATCAAAGCAaaagtgaaataatttttttttttttttttttaaagaaatagaACATATGGTCCACTGTTTATGATACCTGATAAGTTCTAATGACTACAAGTATCATGATACCAGCTCATGGTTTGGGCTAGCAAGAGTATAGCATCTTTAGTAACAAAAGCCAGGCAAAGCTAGATTAATATACATTGTCATACATAGAAAGATAGATGAATCATATGGACGGTGAGTGAGAAACTCTGGGTACCTTAGGGCATAAAAtactatttaataaatatataatgtgaAGGAATAAAGTGTAACAATGATGACAGAGGGCACTGGGCATTCTCTATGGCTGAACCTTCCTTTTATGCACTTTAAAAACAGCTATCCTGTAAATACAagggtgagtcaaatgaaaaccttaacttgtttaattattattatttttttagttatCGCAAATAGGGGTCACAAAAGTGAGATTTTTTCTATATAATCTCCATTCAGTTCAAGAGTACCTGGATTCTTTTAGAAACAAATTTGCTTCCATTCTAATTTATGTCTCAATTTTAAGGTTCTCATTTGACTCAACATCATATCATTTTCATCCTTTATGCATTGAAATTGTGAAATTTATCTACATTACAAacacaaaaccacaaaaaatattttgctcAAAACAATGTGTTGTTGCATGAAGTTCAGAAAAAAGCAAGTATACATTAATTAATATGGCCCAAAGCTCCTAAAGTAAACTTGAAAATAAGATgcagtgaaattaaaaatgacagtATGGAACAACTTACTGAAAATGGCTTTGCTAATACTGGAGttttacagtttattaaatCTTGCCATTTTGCTTAATTGCTCATGTGATAACTGGAAATATTCTTGGCTGGAATTAGGactgtaatattttaaacaagACTTCTTGTTGTTACCTGCATTTTGGCACTGGCTCTGAACCCCACTGAAACTATCACTTTCATTCAAATAAAGCTCTGGTGCAAGTAACCGATCATTCCTAGAAAGATCAGTGAAATAATGGTTAGAAATTCTCTAACATACTACTAAaattgtgattatatatatatatatatatatatatatatatatatatatatatatatatatatatatatatatatatatatatatatatatatatatatatatatatatatatatatatatttacttacacacacacacacacacacacacacacacacacacacacacacacacaaaatccagTTTAATAGGAGCACCGGtatactcattcacacatgcTCATTCATGCTGTTATCTAATCATGTagaagcagcacaatgcataaaatcaagcaGATACACTTCAAGAGTGTCAGTTAattttcacattaaacatcagaatggggaaaagtgtgatttCCGTGACTTTATCCATGGTATGTTTGTTGGTgccggtttgagtatttcagaaactgctgatctcctgggatttttaacatgtaacagtttacacagactgtaactaaagctcttgacctctaactgcatgattttatgcattatgctgctgccacatgattgaatgattggTTTAACTACATAACTGAGCAGGTGTATAGGTATTCCTATTTaaatggatggtgagtgtatacatgtatataattCCTTCACTTCAGGGGATGCAACATACAAAGGAAATCTTATTGATGTGTATATCTTCAAGAAATAGTTACTTCGGTAGGGGTAAGACACAAAGCTTTATAAAGCATGCTTACAGTTTCTGTGTATGAATTTGATAGGGAAAGTTCTCactatgtatttttaatataccTACTAATTCAGTTAGTATTTTACAAAACTACTCTTAAAAAAATGACTTCAACTACAGCAAAGCAAACTAAAATGAAAACGTGTCTTTTGAatagactttttaaaaatataatctcACCCCTCCATTTGTCTTAAATAGTTAAATGTAAAAACGATGCCCAGTAAAGGCTTTGTGTggatttatcttcagtaagttTTGATTGTCTGCTCACTAGTATGTCAATGCTGAGACAGAACAGATGCCATTTTGCTGTTTTTAGCAAGTGCAATGTTCAAGTGCAGATGAAGTATGCTTACATTGGTGAGCAATAAACGAAGAGtagaaaggaaataaaagccAACTGCATGAGTGGAACCCTGCTATTAAAGAGTTTTGTATGTGTTCAGACAGACAGTGACACAAAGCTGTTGTACTGCTGGATGTTGCGTTTAAGGATGTCTGAGCAGGGGCCAAGCACTCGTTCAAAACGTGGTCGGTCCAGCTTAACGCACTTCAGAGGGCCTCGGGCTACTACAGTGGCGGCTCGTGGTCGATTCATTAGCAATGCAATCTCCCCTAGAATACACAAAGAAGTGCACATGATTACAGATAATATCGAATAGATGATCATTCTGGGTAAAGCACAATAaatttggataaaataaaaatgtaaaaaaaaaaaaaaaagaccaaaattAAATATGGTCCACTGTGTATAGTTTATCTCTGAAAGAGATGTTGCTTAAACTGCCATGAGGAGATAATTACAGATTCCCAGAGTTGAAAAACGTCTGACTCTGTCCGATAACTATCATGTATGGAGCTTTGGCAAAACTGTAATTTCATAAATGATAAACTGTAATTTCTGAGAAACAATAACACCTTTAAACAGCTGAGCCTTACTATGGAGAACCCAAGCTATAATTACAGAGAAACGTAATACCTCCAAAGACGTACTGTAATTGATCTTGcagaggatttttaaaaaaagtactcACCAAAGTAGTCTGAAGGTCCCAAGCGACCCACTTCTACAAACTCCTCATTCTCAGATCGTCTCTGCAGTACAGCTGCACATCCCTGGCAAAACATACACAAGCTTCAGAGATGTAACATGTAAATGTGGTGGAAATCACTGCAAGTTTACGAATGGAAACACCCAGGCACCTCTAGTATGATGAAGAACTCATCCCCAGGTTCTCCCTGTACTACAATCTTCTGGCTGTCCTCGAACTGCACCGGCTCCAGAGCGTCAGCCACCGTCAGACGCTCCCATTTATCCAGTGACTCTGGGAAccaacagcattcaaacatgtTAAAGCTGCAATTAAAGTTTTCAAATGACAATAACTACGTAACCATTTATGATTTAAGgatctgtatttaaaaaaaaaatactgtttacCTTTACCTGTCTCAGAAAAAGTAATTCTCAATGCTCAACAGATGTATGGAATCCTTTTCTGAGAAGCATGCACATAATGCTGCCTTCAAATCCGGCTTGGCATTTTATCAGactgtgtttaaatgtggttgttttttttttttttttttttttttttttttaaaaatgggacATACTTTATCACTTGGgcacaaaatgttttatatgttttgtCTTCGCAAAAACCATTCAGGAGAGTTTACAATATTTTAAAACTTCCAAAATATCCACACAATCAAATATTGGCAAATGCATAACATTTACACAtgtagcatgttttttttttgtgtgtgtgtgtgtgcgtttttttttttttattgcagctGGCCAGAGCCCACCACTgcctttaaatttttttaaaaaccttgcACTGATTTTTGGTTTCTGGGCCTCTGTAAAACTATGAAGAGACCAAGGGTAACGCTCAacatgctaccaccaccatgttttactGTAGGAATGATGGCAAACAAAACAGTAAGGAAGGATCATGCTCAAATTAAACATACAAGCTCTACATTCTGACCATTAAAGCCAGAAACTTCAAgaattgtaaaatatttaaataaaaaataaatattgatcaGAAAGTATTCCACAGTGAAAAATGGGCATTAATAAACAATGATTATATTAAACTCCATTATGTGAAACACATAAcagcagaaatgtatttttttttaaaaaaatgcagttttaaaccaaacaaagcCCTCTGCTGTTACTATTGTTTCGTCCCTGTCGAAAGGTAGGCAACACTTACCGAGAATAGATACTTTACTAAGGAACTCTTCATACATCTTCCTCTTTCTCAGAGTACTTCCctaaaaatacacatacatgttAATTTGCAATTTACAAACTGAGCACTAAATTGAAAAGCACTTCATCAGTTATAGCTTGTATTTCATTACCATCAGTATTCTCCTGTAGCTGTCTCTGTCGATGCCCCACAGTTTGACGTTGGTCTTCGCTCGGACAGTGGCTGCGCGGGGAGTACCATAGATCAGTGCCAATTCACCAAAACTGCCACCTTCGCCGATGCTGGTTGCCCACTCATTGTTCACATAAACCTATTCCAATCCACAACCCAAACCGAAAGAACATTTACTACATACTAGGCATTGTTCAAAATTAAAcgttcatgcacaacagtcatGTATAACCTTATATAACAGTTTATTAGATTATTTAATAGTCAGGAAAATAGTCAATGTTATTACGAGGTGGCAACTGTAACACTACTTTGTGGgccattgttaattattttattttattgtggtCTATCTGTGAGGAAATCTTTGACCCAATGCACCAAAGCGGAATTTATATTCACATTATACAGACGTGATCGAAGCAAATGAACCTGCATTGTATTAAAAGCTGAGGTGGAATCAATAAAAAGTGCCTGTGCATAAGATTTATAGTCCTGGACATGCTTTACAATAAAATCAATTAAAGTAATTGTGGAACCTTTTGTACCCCTGTATGCTCTATAGGCAAACCGCAATGGATCTAAAATCTTACTCACTGAAGACataacatgtttatttacaATTCTTTCCATACAATTTGCCAGGAGAGAAGTCAATACGACTGGTCTAAAATTTTCATGTCGTGTTTCCCCTGATGTTTTAGGGATAGGTATTATCATAGATATTATCCACATATGTGGTACTGTGTGCTCATTAAGTAATATCTGAAATAATTGTGTAAGGGGCCCTTTGAGTTGAGGgctttattaacattaatatgagCTAAACATGCAGCCACGTCCCGTTCGAACAACAGGGGTGCTGAACCTATTGGAATTTGCTTCAGAACTTCTTCACTTGTTTTACATTTCCTAAGTAAAATTTCTGTTCAACTCTATTTTTATATgcacacaacattaaataatatttaggTCACGTGACCCAAAGACAGGCTTACGTCCATTTCGCCCTGGTCGATTACGTAGAAGTTGTCGCCTTCATCACCTGCGGAagtgagatttaaaaaattgcattcAGGatcatacacaaaaacaaacgaatacattttattaaatttgaTTTAACTGTAAATTTCAAACCCTGCTGAATAACAGTCTCTCCAGCTATGTAAGtgacaggaaacatggcatcaAATATATCACTGTGgagaggtgggggggggtgtggaAAGAGAAACAGTTAATGGCTTACGTCCACAAAATCTTAATGTTGCTtctaaaaaattttattaaaaaaaaataataattaattcctaCCTTCTTTCATTGTCATCCAAGTGTGAGAAAAGCACATTCTTTTCAATAGCTTTGGCTAGGGCTGCCATGGTTTTGTAGTCTTTAGGAATAACCTTTAAAAGCAGAAATTGAGTAGTgaaatatcagaaaataataatgtttttaaggGTGCTTTTGAAGATTACTAGTGTTCTGGTGTGCCAATAATAGTCTTTAGGGCTGCTGACCTTTCTCACATAAGAGGCAGCATCCTCCTCAGTGTAGACCTCAGCACTGATGGCCCCTCTTCTCCTACGGCCCTTTACCACCGGATTCATGGGAGGAGAAACCTCATCCTCACGTGAGTCTGAACGTGAGCTTGCCTTCTGTTGGTTAATCAACTGCTTAGCCTCCTCCTACAAAGATCATGTGGTAAGAACCATCAAATGATCATTAAATGACTGTACATTTGTATATATTAAGTTTTCTTATATTAGGTATGGTAATTGTTAACTACAGTGCAAaaagtttccagagaaacagcatGTTTGGGACAAAAGCCCTTCATCAGCTGTACAAGTACAAGTTTCTGAGGCTGTAGGAGGTAAAGCCAGTAGATTACAGCCAGTAGATTACAGCCATAAAtccacaagtcgttctaccaaagaatggttaaagaagaataaaataatgttttggaatggccaagtcaaagtcctgaccttaatccaatagaaatgttgtggaagaacctgaagcaagcagttcattgaggaaacccaccaacatctcagagttgaagctgttctatactgaggaacgggctaaaattcctccaagccggtGTGCAGGACTGagcaacagttactggaaatgtttagttacagttattgctgcacaagtcTCACCAGATacttcacatacacattcacagagAGTTCACagacttttgccactcacagatatgcaatattggatcattttcttcaagtaaataaatgaccaagtacaatgtctttgtctcatttgtttatctGGGTTCTCTTgatttacttttaggacttgagtgaaaatctgaagatgttttagattatatttatgcagaaatatatactGCAGACAAAGTGtttggttaaatctataacattggCCATACTAATC
This is a stretch of genomic DNA from Ictalurus punctatus breed USDA103 chromosome 13, Coco_2.0, whole genome shotgun sequence. It encodes these proteins:
- the fam20a gene encoding pseudokinase FAM20A, with the translated sequence MARMKRDRFLLAITFIIILTVDVYFVLLPRLRAWYDYSRGGCNCIGVNGSVGYTEQVPHKKTLSSYLVSQKGSKLKRLFSHPLYNIHLPELTPDEILLEEEELMEYYRRKVTRWERQQKFYIEAAAASNISLPEQPVNFDPDSSWLQFHLGINRYALYSRDDQNIDKLLQDMHSATIIGADYTQDEKALKGACDCSQVVKPSGHHLKLALKLQDFGKAMFKPMRQERHEETPKDFFYFVDFQRHNAEIASFHLDRVLDFRRVPPVVGRLINVTGEVLYTTYNEELRSVFFTSPANNTCFFAKCLYVCKTEYAVCGHPDLLEGSMSAYLPGLSVAPRISIPSPWIRSYTFTGKEEWEVNPSYCDTIKRLYPYSSGNRLLNIIDMAIFDFLTGNMDRHHYEIFTKFGDEGFLLHLDNARGFGRHSYDEMSILAPLTQCCIIKRSTLLRLQLLMQPEYRLSDLMRESLDRDPLRPILTEHHLQALDRRLERVVKSVSRCVKKLGEAKVVVTDFMEASSAATERNHKIAGDG
- the prkar1ab gene encoding protein kinase, cAMP-dependent, regulatory, type I, alpha (tissue specific extinguisher 1) b; protein product: MASSSEEERSLRECELYVQKHNIQQLLKDCIVQLCTARPERPMAFLREYFERLEKEEAKQLINQQKASSRSDSREDEVSPPMNPVVKGRRRRGAISAEVYTEEDAASYVRKVIPKDYKTMAALAKAIEKNVLFSHLDDNERSDIFDAMFPVTYIAGETVIQQGDEGDNFYVIDQGEMDVYVNNEWATSIGEGGSFGELALIYGTPRAATVRAKTNVKLWGIDRDSYRRILMGSTLRKRKMYEEFLSKVSILESLDKWERLTVADALEPVQFEDSQKIVVQGEPGDEFFIILEGCAAVLQRRSENEEFVEVGRLGPSDYFGEIALLMNRPRAATVVARGPLKCVKLDRPRFERVLGPCSDILKRNIQQYNSFVSLSV